CCATCTTGCCCGTGAGTCGTTCGTGTCGCGGGCGTCTCGCCCGCGCGTGACGAGAGCATCTTGCCCTCGTCTTGTTTCTACGCGGGCGAGACGCCCGCGGCACGCGCGAACTGGATGTCCGCGACACGGCAAAGCACGGCCGGGACGACCGCGGAACTCACGGGCGGGACGCCCGTGCTACTCGCATCGCGAAGGTCGTGACGTACCCGTAGTCATGCCCGAGGCGGCGGATGTCGGTGAAGCCGGCCTGGGCGAACAGATCGGGCAGGACGCCGCTGAGGTTCTCTTCGATCTCGCGCTGGCAGAGAATCCGCTCGCCGCCGTGGCCGAAGAGCTTGCCGATGAGCGTTGTCGGGCGGTCCATGTCGGCGACCACCACCAGGCCGCCCGGGGCCACTACGCGGCGAAGCTCGGCCATCGCCGCCCGCTTGAGTTCCATGTCAAGATGATGAAGCAGCAGCGAACTGGCGGCCTTGGTGAAGACGCCGTCGGCGTAAGGCAGCTTCTCGGCCAGGCCGATATCGAACCGGACGGGGCGCCCACCGATCTTCCTACGGGCTCGCGCGACCATCTGCGGCGAGGCGTCGATCCCGATGCACAGCCCTCCGGCCGCGGAGTCAAGGCGGCGGGCGATCTCGTACGACAAGTTGCCCGTCGCACAGCCCAGGTCCAGCACCACGTCCCCCGGGGCCAGGTCCAGGGCGCGGGCGGTGCGGCGGTTCACGCGGCGTTCC
This portion of the Planctomycetaceae bacterium genome encodes:
- a CDS encoding methyltransferase domain-containing protein, whose translation is MIAPVNDPPSAPPTRGRTLNFPGLLYDLLVPLMVFGMERRVNRRTARALDLAPGDVVLDLGCATGNLSYEIARRLDSAAGGLCIGIDASPQMVARARRKIGGRPVRFDIGLAEKLPYADGVFTKAASSLLLHHLDMELKRAAMAELRRVVAPGGLVVVADMDRPTTLIGKLFGHGGERILCQREIEENLSGVLPDLFAQAGFTDIRRLGHDYGYVTTFAMRVARASRP